CGGAGGTCGGCGACCGGACCGACGTGGACGCCGACGCGCTGCTGCCCTGGCAGGAGGAGGGCGAGGACGACCGCCGCGAGTCGGCACTGCCGGCCGGCAACCGGGCCATCGCGTTCTACCTGGCCTACCTGCGGGACCGGCCCGACAACATCGTCGCCGCGCTGCGGGCGATCGCGACCTCCGACGGGGCGACGCTGGTGCACTGCGCGGCCGGCAAGGACCGGACCGGCGTGGTCGTCGCGCTCGCGCTGTCCGCGGCCGGGGTGCCGAGGGAGCGGATCGTGGCCGACTACACCGCGACCGCCGACCGGATCGAGCCGCTGCTGGCGCGGTTGCGGGCCAGCGAGACGTACCGGGAGGACCTCGACAGCCGGCCGGACGAGGCCCACCTGCCACGGGCGTCGACGATGGCGGACTTCCTCGCGTACCTGGACTCGGAGTACGGCGGGGCGCTCGCCTGGCTGGCGTCGGCCGGCTTCGGCGACGAGGACGTCGCCCGCCTGCGCGCTCGCCTCGTCCCCTCCGCCGTCCCCGTCGAGGACTAGCCGCCCGCCTCGTCCCCCGTCCCCGTCGAGGACCAGCCGCCCGCCCGATCCGTCGGGGACCGGCCGCCCGCCTCGTCTCGTCAGGGGCCAGCCCCACCTCGTCCCGCCCGTCCGCCGGGGACCAGTCCCCCCGCCCGTCTCGTCGAGGACTAGGCGAGGGTGAGCCGGAGGTCGGTGGGGCCGCCCGGGGTGACCCGGAGGTCCCAGTCGCGGCGGGCCAGGTGACAGGCCGGGTACTCGCCGTCCTCGTCGCAACTGGCCGCGTACGCGCTGACCCGCAGCCGCTGCTCCGTCCCGATGGGGATCGTCCGGACCAGCTCCGGACCCTGGCTCGGGCCGGACTCGAGACCGCTGATCATGAGGCTGGTGGAGGGCCCGTACCGGTCGTCGAGCTTCTCGCCCGGTGGCGGCACGAACACGACCTCGATCGTGACCTCGCCGGTCCCGACCTCGGCGGTCGCCCGCAACGGGATGCGGGTGAGCCGGTGCGCGGCTGACTCGACCACGACCAGCTCGGTGCCGACGACGACCGCGCCGGTCGGCTCGGCCAGCCCGGTCGCGAGCGTGTCGACCGTCCGGGTCCGCGGGTCGTAGCGCCGGACCGCCCCGTTGTACGTGTCCAGCACGGCGACGTCCCCGTCCGGCAGCAGCGTGATCCCGAGCGGGTGCTGGAACCGAGCCTGCTCGGCCGGCCCGTCGACCAGGCCGAAGTCGAACAGCCCCTCGCCGACGTGGGTGTGCAGGATGCCGTCCCGCAGCGTGCGCAGCGAGGAGGTTTCGGCATCGGCGAACCAGAGCGTGTCGCCGTCCGGCGCAAGCGCGCTCGGCTGGGCCAACCACCCGTCCAGTGCCGGCCCGTCCCGCAACCCCTCCACCCGCGTCCCCGCCAGCACCGCACCCCGCGGCTCGCGTGCGTCCACCGACAGCAGGAGGTGTACGCCCGCGGCGGCGACCGCGATCCGTCCGTTCCACCAGGCGACGTCCCAGGGGGAGAAGACGCCCGGGATGGGGCCGGCGATGGTGCCGGCGCCGGCGAGCAGCCGGGGCAGGTCGGCGACGGTGCTGACCTCGCCGGTGTCCAGCCGGACGCCGCGGACCAGGTGGTTGGCGGTGTCCGCGACGAGCACGTCGACCCCGTCGAGGGCCCCGGCCGGGAGCACCGCGACCCCCTGCGGCCCGGCGAAGCTCGCGACGTCGGCGGCGCCGTCGGCCCGGCCGCGCTCGCCCGACCCGATGCGACGCAGCACGGTCACCCCGTCGGCGGCGAGCTCGACCAGCGAGTGGTGCCCGGCGTCGGCGACCAGCAGGGTCCCGCTCGGCGTGACCGCGATCCCGCCCGGATACCGCAGGTCGGTGTCGTCCGGGATGGCGACGGCTTCGGCCCCGATCACGTCCGCGGTGTCGCCGCGCCGGAGCCGGCTGCCGTACTCCTCGACCAGCTCGCCGACGAGCTCGTCGAGCTCGGCGGCGTGACCCTCGCCGAGCAGCGTCGCGGCGACGTATCCGTCGGGGTCGACGAGGACGAGCGTGGGCCAGGCGTTCACCGCGTACTGCCGCCAGGTCGCGAGATCCGGGTCGTCGAGCACCGGATAGCGGACGTCGTAGCGCTGCACGGCGGCGGCGACCGCGGCGTGCTCGGCCTCGTGCGAGAACTTCGGCGAGTGGACGCCGATGGTGGTGAGCACGTCGGCGTACGTGGCCTCGAGCGGGCGCAGCTCGTCGATGACGTGCAGGCAGTTGGCGCAGGCCGAGGTCCAGAAGTCCAGCAGCACGATCCGGCCCCGCAGGCCGGCGAGGCTGACGTCCCGGCCGCCGGTGTTCAGCCAGCCGCCCGCGCCCCGCAGCTCCGGCGCCCGCACCCGTCCCGTCGTCCGCACGCCGTCAAAACTCTCCCGCCACCCTCCGCGTTCCCTGCGGGCAACAGCACCCCGGACGCCAACGGACCCGGCAGGTGGGGCACACCTGCCGGGTCCGGGTTTAGTTCGTCAGCGGTTGGTCTGAGTACGGCTGAACGTCTGCAGTTCGTCCTGCAGAGTCCCCGCCGAGACCGCGTCCATGGCACGCCGCACACTGCGCACGCGCCGAGCCGCATGCCGCTCGCGCCACTTGTCCATCCGGGACTGCACTGTCCTCATCCTCCTCGTTGGTACGCCGTGTACGACGCTCAGGAGGACGAAAACATTCCCGATGTTCGGCCCGTAAGCCAGATCACCTTCGATCGTTAGGTTGCGTGGCGCTCGTCCCCTTCGATCTCACCCCCAGGCCAGGGCCAGGCTCGGATCGGCCAGCATCGCCGCCAGGTCGGCCAGGAACTGCGACCCGAGCTGCCCGTCGACGATCCGGTGGTCGAAGGACAGCGACAGCTGGGTCACCTGCCGGACCGCGAGCTGCCCGTCCACCACCCAGGGCATCTCCCGGACCGAGCCGAGCGCGAGGATCGCGGTCTCACCCGGGTTGAGGATCGGCGTCCCGCCGTCGACCCCGAACACGCCGACGTTGGTGATCGTGATCGTCCCGCCGGACATGTCGGCCGGGGTGGTCTTGCCCGCCCGCGCCGTGTCGGTCAGCCCCTTGATCGCCTCGGCCAGCTCCCGCACCGAGAGCCGGGCCGCGTCCTTGATGTTCGGGACGACCAGCCCTCGTGGCGTGGCCGCCGCGATGCCCAGGTTCACGTACTCCTTGACCACGATCTCCTGCGCCTGCTCGTCCCAGGCGGAATTGATCATCGGGTGCCGCCGGACCGCGAGCAGCAGCGCGCGGGCGACGAACAGCAGCGGGCTGACCTTGATCCCGACGAAGTCCGGCATCGCGGCGACGCGGTCCCGCAGCCGCATCGTCTCGGTCATGTCGACCGTCATCCACTCCGTGACGTGCGGAGCGGTGAACGCGCTGGACACCATCGCGGCCGCGGTGTGCTTGCGCACCCCCTTGATCGGGATCCGCTGCTCCCGGGTGCCGTCCCAGACGGCGGCCGCCGGCGCCGCGACCGGCTCGGCCGCCGGCTGACCCGTCGACTGGGCGGCCGTCTCGATGTCGGCGCGGGTGATCACGCCGCCACGGCCGGACCCGTTCACGGTGGCGAGGTCGACCCCGAGATCCCGGGCCAGCTTGCGCACCGGTGGCTTGGCCAGCACCGCGACCTGGCCGGACCCGTTGGACCGGACCGGCTCCCGTGGCGCGGGCGGCTCCGGGACGGGCTCTGGCTCTGGCTCTGGGTGAACCGTCGCGACCGGGGCCGGGCTGCTGCCCTTGCGAGCGCGGCGCTTCGCCACGACGGACCGCGGCCCATACCCGACGAGCACCGCGGTCCGGCCGCCCGGTGCCGGGCTGCCGATGAGCCCGGGCTCGACCGCCTCGTCGGCCGGCGGCGAGGGCACGAGGTCCTCGGCCGCCTGGGCCTGGGCCGGCACCCCGGGAGCGCCGTCGGGGTCGACGTCCACGGTCACGATCGGCGTCCCGACGTCGACCGTCGCGCCCTCCGGGACGAGCAACTCGGTGATCGCGCCGGCGAACGGGCTCGGCAGCTCGACCGCCGCCTTGGCCGTCTCGATCTCCACGATCGTCTGGTTGACGACGACCAGGTCACCGGGCTTGACGTACCACTTCAGGATCTCGGCCTCGGTGAGCCCCTCCCCGGCGTCGGGGAGCCTGAACTGCTTGAAGGTCGGCACCAGGTCTCCTAGAAGGCGAGCGAGCGGTCGACGGCGTCGAGCACCCGGTCGAGGTCGGGCAGGAAGTCCTCCTCCAGCCGGGACGGCGGATAGGGCGTGTCGAACCCGCCCACCCGCAGCACCGGGGCCTCCAGCGAGTAGAACGCCTGCTCGGTGACGCGGGCGGCGAGCTCGGACCCGAGGCCGAGCGTCACCGGCGCCTCGTGCACCACCACCAGTCGGCCGGTCCGCCGGACCGAGTCGAGCACGGTGTCGGAGTCCAACGGGGACAGCGAGCGCAGGTCGATCACCTCGAGCTGGCGCCCGTCCTCCTCGGCCGCGGTCGCGGCGTCGAGGGCCACCTTCACCATCGGCCCGTACGCCGCGATGGTCAGGTCCGTGCCCGGCCGGATGACCCGGGCCTGGTGCAGCTGCTGCGGGGTGTCGGACTGGTCGAACTCGGCCTTCTCCCAATAGCGCCGCTTGGGCTCCAGGAAGATCACCGGGTCGTCGGACGCGACCGCCTGCTTGATCATGTGGTAGCCGTCGGCCGGGTTCGAGCAGGCCACGACCTTGAGGCCGGCGGTGTGCGCGAAGTAGGCCTCGGGGGACTCGCTGTGGTGCTCGACCGCACCGATACCGCCGCCGAACGGGATCCGGATCGTGACCGGCAGCGCCACGTTGCCCTTGGACCGGTAGTGCATCTTCGCCAGTTGGCTGACGATCTGATCGAAGGCCGGGTAGACGAAGCCGTCGAACTGGATCTCGCAGACCGGCCGGTAGCCGCGCATGGCCAGCCCGATCGCGGTGCCGATGATCCCGGACTCGGCCAGCGGGGTGTCGATGACCCGGTCTTCGCCGAAGTCCTTCTGCAGGCCGTCGGTGACCCGGAAGACCCCGCCGAGCTTTCCCACATCCTCGCCCATGACCAGGACCTTGGGATCCGCATCCATGGCCGCGCGCAACCCGTCGTTCAGCGCCTTGGCCAGCGTGTAGGTCGCCATCAGTGCTGCGCCTCCTCGAAGGAGTCGAGGTACGCCGCGTAGCCGTCGCGCTGAGCGGTCAGGTGCGGGGTCTGCTCCGCGTACACCTCGCTGAAGATCTCCAGCGGATCCGGGTCCGGCATGTCCACGCAGGCCGCGCGGACCTGGGCGGCCAGGTCGACCGCCTCCTCCTCGACGGAGTCGAAGAAGCTCGCGTCGGCCTGGCCGGAGCGGGAGAGGTAGGCCTTCACCCGCTCGATCGGGTCGCGCAGTCGCCAGATCTCCAGCTCACTGGCCAGCCGGTAGCGGGTCGGGTCGTCGGACGTGGTGTGCGCGCCCATGCGGTAGGTGAAGGCCTCGATCAGCGTCGGCCCCTGCCCCGTGCGGGCCGCGTCCAGCGCCGCCCGCGTCGCCGCCAGACAGGCCAGCACGTCGTTGCCATCGACCCGGACGCCGGGAAAGCCGAAGCCTCGGGCCCGCTGGTAGAGCGGGATGCGGGACTGCTTCTCGATCGGCTCGGAGATCGCCCACTGGTTGTTCTGGCAGAAGAACACCACCGGCGCGTTGAACACGCTGGCCCAGACGAACGCCTCGTTGACGTCGCCCTGGCTGGAGGCGCCGTCGCCGAAGTACGCGATCACGGCGTCCTCGCCGCCGTCGCGCTGCATGCCCATCGCGTAGCCGGTCGCGTGCAGGGTCTGCGCGCCGATGACGATCGAGTAGAGGGCCAGGTTGCGCTCGGCCGGGTTCCACCCGCCGAAGTCGTTGCCCCGGTAGAGGCTGAGCAGCTCGCTCGGCTGTACGCCCTTGCACCAGGCCACGCCGTGCTCGCGGTAGCTCGGGAAAGCCATGTCACCCGGGCGCAGGGCCCGGCCCGACCCGATCTGCGCGGCCTCCTGGCCGAGCAGTGACGCCCAGATGCCCAACTCGCCCTGCCGCTGCAATGCGGTCGCCTCGACGTCGAGCCGGCGGACGAGGACGAGATCGCGATAGAGCGCGCGTACGTCCTCGGCCGAGATGTCGAGGGGATAGTCGGGATGCTCGACCCGCTCGCCTTCCGGGGTGAGCAGCTGCACCAGATCAGGCCCGCCGCTGGGTTCAGGAACGACGGGGACTCCGATGTCACCCAAGGTCATGCGCCTCTCCTCGCTCTAACTCCGCGCGGGATCGCCGCGCGGGGCGGACCGGCGCCGCGGGGCTGTCGCCGGGGGTGTCGACGTGAGCCCGCTGCGCGCCGGAGCGTGCGGAACGAACGTTAACCCCATCGTTGCAGACATCGCGGACTGCAGGACCCGGCAAGCTTCTGCCTCCGCGACGGCATGGTGCCAGGGCGAGGTTGCGATCTGTGGACAACGCGCGGCCCTGTGGACGGCGAGATGACACGACGCTGCGGAGGCTGTTACTCCTTTGCGTCATGCATGGTCCGCACCCGCACTCAGGCCGCGAGCTCCGGCGGCAGCGGCTGCTCGTGTACGACGACCAACCTGGTCACGGCGCGGGTCAGCACGACGTAGAGCCGGCGCAGCCCGCGTGGTTCGGCCGCCACGATGGCGGCCGGCTCCACCACCACCACCTGGTCGTACTCAAGACCCTTGGCCAGCGTGGCCGGCACCACCGTGATCCGTGGCGCCGGCCGCTCCTCCTCGTCATCGTCGCCGAGCGGCTCCGGCTCTGCCTCCGTGCCGAGGACGAGGTGTTCCGCTCCGATCGCGGCCAGCGCGGCCGTGACGGCCGGCACGTCGGCATCCGCGGCGATCACGCCGATCGAGCCCTCCTCGGCCAGCCCGCGGACCGCCTCGGCTGCGGCCGCGGCGGCCGGGTCCTGCACGCTGAGCACCTGCAGGCCGCCCGCCGCCTTCCGGACCGAGGTCGCCGGCTCCAGGCCGACCGCGAGGTGCGGCAGCAGCGCGTTGGCGAAGGCGATGACGTCGGCGGGGACGCGGTAGCCGCGGGTCAGCGGCTCCACCCGGGCGTCCGCCTTGCCCAGGTGCGCGAGCGTGACGTGCCAGTCCGAGGTCGACCAGGGCGTCGTGCCCTGGGCCAGGTCGCCGAGCACGGTCACCGAGCCGAGCGGGCACCGTCGCGCCACCCCGCGGCACTGCATGGGCGAGAGGTCCTGCGCCTCGTCCAGCACCACGTGGCCGTACGACTCGGGTCGGGCCAACAGGCCGGCGACCTCGTCGATCAGCACGGCGTCCGCCGCCGACCAGCGGGCGCTCTTGGCCGAGCGGGGCGGCTCGGCCCAGATCAGCAGCTCCTGCTCCTCGGGGTCGAGCAGCCCGCGCGCCGCGGCCGCCAGCCGGGCCGGGTCGGTGAACAGCTCGTGCAGCAGGACTGCGGGGTCGAGCGCGGGCCAGACGGCGTCGACGAACTCGCGGACCGGCTGCGAGCGGGCGACCCGGGCGGTCTCGGCGTCCGACGGCGCGCCGCCGGAGGCCTCCCGCATGCGCCGGACGTGCTCGGCGACCTGCAGGCGGAGCCGGTCCCGCGCGGTGACGTACGGGATCTCGCTGCGGCGCAGGTCGTCGACGTAGCGCCGCAGCCGTTCGGGCGAGATCCGGTATCGCCGGGTGCCGACGATGACGACGACGCCGTCCTCCGGGCGACGTACCCGCCGGACCACGGCCCGGCGGAGCACCTCGGCCAGCCGGGCGTCACCCTTGAGCGTCGCCACCTCGGGACTGTCCGCGCCGCGGATGGCCACCGGGGCGAGCAGTTCGTCCACGGTGGACTGCGTCACGC
The nucleotide sequence above comes from Mycobacteriales bacterium. Encoded proteins:
- the pdhA gene encoding pyruvate dehydrogenase (acetyl-transferring) E1 component subunit alpha, encoding MTLGDIGVPVVPEPSGGPDLVQLLTPEGERVEHPDYPLDISAEDVRALYRDLVLVRRLDVEATALQRQGELGIWASLLGQEAAQIGSGRALRPGDMAFPSYREHGVAWCKGVQPSELLSLYRGNDFGGWNPAERNLALYSIVIGAQTLHATGYAMGMQRDGGEDAVIAYFGDGASSQGDVNEAFVWASVFNAPVVFFCQNNQWAISEPIEKQSRIPLYQRARGFGFPGVRVDGNDVLACLAATRAALDAARTGQGPTLIEAFTYRMGAHTTSDDPTRYRLASELEIWRLRDPIERVKAYLSRSGQADASFFDSVEEEAVDLAAQVRAACVDMPDPDPLEIFSEVYAEQTPHLTAQRDGYAAYLDSFEEAQH
- a CDS encoding dihydrolipoamide acetyltransferase family protein, translated to MPTFKQFRLPDAGEGLTEAEILKWYVKPGDLVVVNQTIVEIETAKAAVELPSPFAGAITELLVPEGATVDVGTPIVTVDVDPDGAPGVPAQAQAAEDLVPSPPADEAVEPGLIGSPAPGGRTAVLVGYGPRSVVAKRRARKGSSPAPVATVHPEPEPEPVPEPPAPREPVRSNGSGQVAVLAKPPVRKLARDLGVDLATVNGSGRGGVITRADIETAAQSTGQPAAEPVAAPAAAVWDGTREQRIPIKGVRKHTAAAMVSSAFTAPHVTEWMTVDMTETMRLRDRVAAMPDFVGIKVSPLLFVARALLLAVRRHPMINSAWDEQAQEIVVKEYVNLGIAAATPRGLVVPNIKDAARLSVRELAEAIKGLTDTARAGKTTPADMSGGTITITNVGVFGVDGGTPILNPGETAILALGSVREMPWVVDGQLAVRQVTQLSLSFDHRIVDGQLGSQFLADLAAMLADPSLALAWG
- a CDS encoding AAA family ATPase; translated protein: MSPSRPADPEIPSVADPVLTFERDHLIRSRESLAQMRVVAGTASDVGGDAFSSESLGAARARRLKALADDPSVPPFFGRIDRSPDEERPDGEMFHVGRRHIRDDAGDPLVIDWRAPMSRSFYRATPAEPMGVQRRRRFGFAAGTLTSYEDEPLTVGASAQVGAAESRILLEEIERPRVGPMRDIVATIQPDQDDLVRAGLDDSICVQGAPGTGKTAVGLHRAAYLLYTYPERLRRSGVLVVGPNRAFLRYIGEVLPALGEIGVTQSTVDELLAPVAIRGADSPEVATLKGDARLAEVLRRAVVRRVRRPEDGVVVIVGTRRYRISPERLRRYVDDLRRSEIPYVTARDRLRLQVAEHVRRMREASGGAPSDAETARVARSQPVREFVDAVWPALDPAVLLHELFTDPARLAAAARGLLDPEEQELLIWAEPPRSAKSARWSAADAVLIDEVAGLLARPESYGHVVLDEAQDLSPMQCRGVARRCPLGSVTVLGDLAQGTTPWSTSDWHVTLAHLGKADARVEPLTRGYRVPADVIAFANALLPHLAVGLEPATSVRKAAGGLQVLSVQDPAAAAAAEAVRGLAEEGSIGVIAADADVPAVTAALAAIGAEHLVLGTEAEPEPLGDDDEEERPAPRITVVPATLAKGLEYDQVVVVEPAAIVAAEPRGLRRLYVVLTRAVTRLVVVHEQPLPPELAA
- a CDS encoding thioredoxin-like domain-containing protein: MRTTGRVRAPELRGAGGWLNTGGRDVSLAGLRGRIVLLDFWTSACANCLHVIDELRPLEATYADVLTTIGVHSPKFSHEAEHAAVAAAVQRYDVRYPVLDDPDLATWRQYAVNAWPTLVLVDPDGYVAATLLGEGHAAELDELVGELVEEYGSRLRRGDTADVIGAEAVAIPDDTDLRYPGGIAVTPSGTLLVADAGHHSLVELAADGVTVLRRIGSGERGRADGAADVASFAGPQGVAVLPAGALDGVDVLVADTANHLVRGVRLDTGEVSTVADLPRLLAGAGTIAGPIPGVFSPWDVAWWNGRIAVAAAGVHLLLSVDAREPRGAVLAGTRVEGLRDGPALDGWLAQPSALAPDGDTLWFADAETSSLRTLRDGILHTHVGEGLFDFGLVDGPAEQARFQHPLGITLLPDGDVAVLDTYNGAVRRYDPRTRTVDTLATGLAEPTGAVVVGTELVVVESAAHRLTRIPLRATAEVGTGEVTIEVVFVPPPGEKLDDRYGPSTSLMISGLESGPSQGPELVRTIPIGTEQRLRVSAYAASCDEDGEYPACHLARRDWDLRVTPGGPTDLRLTLA
- a CDS encoding tyrosine-protein phosphatase, which gives rise to MTAEPLWLPLDGTANARDLGGLPTSSGPDIAPHRLLRSDNLQGLTPGDVRLLVGEIGLRTVVDLRTTVEVELEGPGPMTREPSVSIRHLTLFPEVGDRTDVDADALLPWQEEGEDDRRESALPAGNRAIAFYLAYLRDRPDNIVAALRAIATSDGATLVHCAAGKDRTGVVVALALSAAGVPRERIVADYTATADRIEPLLARLRASETYREDLDSRPDEAHLPRASTMADFLAYLDSEYGGALAWLASAGFGDEDVARLRARLVPSAVPVED
- a CDS encoding alpha-ketoacid dehydrogenase subunit beta; the encoded protein is MATYTLAKALNDGLRAAMDADPKVLVMGEDVGKLGGVFRVTDGLQKDFGEDRVIDTPLAESGIIGTAIGLAMRGYRPVCEIQFDGFVYPAFDQIVSQLAKMHYRSKGNVALPVTIRIPFGGGIGAVEHHSESPEAYFAHTAGLKVVACSNPADGYHMIKQAVASDDPVIFLEPKRRYWEKAEFDQSDTPQQLHQARVIRPGTDLTIAAYGPMVKVALDAATAAEEDGRQLEVIDLRSLSPLDSDTVLDSVRRTGRLVVVHEAPVTLGLGSELAARVTEQAFYSLEAPVLRVGGFDTPYPPSRLEEDFLPDLDRVLDAVDRSLAF